The DNA region ggaattattttatattcaaaGTATTTAGGTGTGGCCGCGTGGATAAATTATCTGAGCATGATTTACTGTTGCCCGCAGCATACCAATTCTCCCTAAAACTATTGGCCACATCACTTCCGAGGCCAAATTCTGTTTGATGTTTTCTCCCTAAAATTATTGATTTACTGTTTCCAGTTGAATTATGATACACTTACTGACTCATCACAAATTTTaacataaaattagtaaaattgaaaaaaataagcaagtagtatattttaattaatgaaaaaaagagaagtaTTCTTTTTAGGTGgagttgaaattaaattaaGCTTTGCAATTTGAATTATCAATTGATGGATAGGCCGCCTATAGCTCGTGATGaattaacacatattttaatggtTAAATGTATTTTCTTCACTGTCTAAAAATGGTAGCTGTATAATTATTGGAAAAATAATCAAATGGAAATCGAGCTACTATTAATTTgataaaatctaaaatataaCAGAGATCCTATAGTTTTTATAGCTGTACTAAATTTCCTTATGGCAAATAATAATTTACTTTTGGGGTTAAAATATGTGAAATAAGAATTCAAAAGTTTGGCGTTGTTTTAAAATTCTAATCAAATTGAAGAAATGCCATGCAATATTTTCTCATCGGGTCCTTTTCCCATTGGAGTCCCGACATTTACTAAATCCCACCAAACAGGTCTCTAATTAGGAGAACGAATTCCAACAATATTTAATAATGAATATCAATTATTACATAACAGACTACTAATTTGACAAAAGTGTAGAATAGGCCTACTAAATGTCTGCAAAAGTGCAGAGTAGGCTGGCAAGGGTTGGTAATTTGTCTAAAATGCCCTGCAAGGTATAAGGGTATTATAGTCCTaaaaatggctacaaatataCGATACGTGATTATGTTAAAGGCCAGAGACTtatggcgatatttttaaaagtcAGGGATCTGGAGTGAAATAAATGGAAACGTCAGGGacattttatgtagttcactctaaatttTAAATCCCATATAAAACGAattcatataaaaataatttcaatattttagCTAAGCACCTAAAACGTTAATATCttactagtagtactacataCCGAGTATTAGAAGTGATATACTACGACAGAGCAAACGTAGCAAATACAGTAATTATTTTTTGAGTGAATTGATTAATACTCATTCTGTCCCAAAAAAATACGCACTCTTTtcgtttaattattttttgagtGAATTGATTAATACTCATTCTGTCCCACAAAAAGATGcactattttcatttaattattttttgagtGAATTGATTAATACCCATTCTgttccacaaaaatatgcactcttttcgttttagtttgtcccataagaatatacactttttaaattttgatattttttctctctaacaaagtgagactcattctcagctaataatactttaattactttttctttctacttttcttttattttattaagtatatattaaaacttgtgtctaACCAAAAGTGAATATTCTTATAGGACGAATAGAGTAAAGTTTATCTCATATACTCACGCCTTAAAAATTTTGGGCTCTGAAAAACCAACATTGACCGTAGCCCATATAGGCCACGGACATTGTGAACCCAAAATACATTACGCCTTTTTTCTTCTCATCGGCCGAAACATAAATTAGTGACaattaatactccctttgtcccattagaaatgaaacgttttcttttttggtctgtcacattaaaaatgaaacgtttctaaaaatggaaacaatactctctctactttttcttctctcttcattaactcccaaaacaacactacataaaatctcgtgccgaaaagcaaatgttgcatatttaatgggacggatggagtactactcCTTTATGCTATCAATTTGTCAATAGTCTTCAGAATAGAAGATACTCCTTCCATCTCAATTGAGTCGTTTATTTTTTACACTTATTTCAAAAAAGcgatactaataaatagttaaagttgagaaaaaataaaataagagataacaATGTATTGAAAGTCTTATTTACTTCTTCTGTCTCAAAATATAAAtcctatttgatttgatatggattttagaaaaaatataaagaaaagtaggtTGAATAAGTCTATACAATATGAGTTTCACTTATAAGTatataataaagtaataaaatgtgagttgaataagttggTGAAATATGAACCTaattactatttatagtaaaattgaaatatgacTCTCATTGTGGAATcgactaaaaatagaaaaatatggCTCTTAGTGGAACGCATAGATGGATTATATAATTCTCACTCGTATTTTActctttctctactttaacaactctttatatattattatcatttatTCGAAACCTCAACTACCTTAAGACAGAGgaagtatattttttaatataaattcataaagtgtaaaatagaaaaaaattgtttaagtgcTATGTTAGTTAATGTTGAATGAATatgagaaatagaaaaaaaaatcctacTACTAGAAAGGAGATAGTAAAAAAATGATAGCCATATTAAcagaaatagaataaaattaattttggtGGATGGAAAGCGtattctaaatataatttttgaaataaacAATTATGAGTACTAAATAATAGcaatattataaaattgatcAGGAAGACTACGAAAGAAATGTAGAGATATTCTTATACTTCAAACTTTACCACTACTTCCAAACCAAGTTCATCCAatgaaatttataaaaaatgaaaatatcaacgtaagagcatctccaatggcggcgtcggcaccggcacgccgatttttcacAGACGCCGatgctgacgccgaaccattgcgagcGGCGTCgtcgaaatcggcgtcaaaatcggcatgcccacgccgatcctcacggcgccattgtaggcccggatcggcgtcagaccggcgtcagatttttaatttttttttaaaattttccgaaacactatatatacgcgctttggacgtcattttcattcgcaccgcttgttttaacgagtactctctctatcttaatttatgtacaagatcaacaacgagaaatggagaacaactacgaaggtactccagtgacgaccgggtctcagactcccccggctcccgtggtaggtggttggcctccgatgaccgggtactacaatatgtacccgtgggccgtggcagcagatgatgccaccgatgGCCGCCGGGGGAAGTGTGCCGGCTTGGCAGGGGGTACCGCCGATGcaaccccctatgcagatgatgccggggtgggcacccgggatgcagccacTGGCGCAACAGATGATGCAACCGCCACAGGGGACGCCCGATTTGGAAAACGTCTATCGGCCgtcttttgatttttccaccggttcttcgcacacatcgaccccaacggatgcacaatAAACGCAgtatgagaccttctccttagaggagttgggttttgatattaacgaggttccggaaactcccatTCAAAGCCGGGGAGTAGGGAGGGGTCGGAGTGCccctaagaagaagggcaaggccaagaaggtcggcgagtcgtcgcagccggatgAGGATAGCCGGGTCcagaggaagtggacggacgcggagaacgttgcgctgGCCAAGGCGTGGATGAGTGTATGCgatgatcctctcgtttcgaacaaccagaggatcgtcaacttgtgggccaagatagccgcagcctacagggcattttgccctgaagggagaccgcgcaccggggaggagtgcaGGAAGTGTTGGGACCGCATCAGGTCTGGCGtatctcgattttcgggtttgtacgccaacgcccccCATGCAGActagtggccaaacagaggaagactgcaggaggattgcggagagagcctaccccgatccgcagGGGAAGTACtttgagttcacctactggaactgctaccttGTGCTCAATGAGTCGGtgaaattccgggcaggtgtcgacgctggctggccgaagaagcagaaactgaactataccggtgagtatagcggcagcagtggtggttcccacgacctctccgagacggcccaggaggtcccgacccctcgttcgttcggtcgccgacctcgcccggttggccaaaggcCGGCGCAACGGGATGCGAGGGGGGCACCCCGAGGTCCCaagaggtccagtcggcatcccccctcggcaggtttaccgaggagctcaaattcttcgcgcgtcaacaaacgcgcgctcaaatggtgaagacgttagccgacTTCCGGACGGCGGTAGACCCCGAGGAGAAGGCTtatcttcgcgtattgctccggagcatgcgtgaagaattggaggggtTTCAGAGGGATACCGGCGGGAGTTGCCGCGGCgttggtggcgacggaggcggcggcggcgacgacgaagggctgggcgacgacggaagcgaggacggcggcgaggagtgattttttatgtaattttttaattgtactttttaatttttgtactttttttaaaaattaatgtgcttctttaaaaattattgtactttttaaatttttaatagtattattcaattttcccgtatttgtctcgtaaattaaattctgtatgttgctacgattgtaaattaaattatataattgttattagtgatgtggataagCTATGAGAAGGCTATGTGAGGACTATTggatgtccagttgcatgtccagatgatgtggcaggaggattttagtgctgatgatttGACAGTAGGAAgactatgtgagggctattgaATATCCTTCATCATTGGAGATGCTTTAAAGAAAAACAATAGGAGTATAATTAACATAGTATATTTAAAATTCCTTCAACGGACTAAATTATGCggaattttaaatatttcaattagATAGAATAATTATTACCACACCCCACACTCTCCCTCTCACTCTAGTTCCATTTCACAACCTTTTCAGATACGAGCTGTGACActccccaccaccaccacaaccgTCGCCCCACCGCCGGCAGGAGCAGCAGCCTCTTCATTTCACTCCCCACTCTAATCTCATTCTGAAAACATAATAATTCTACTACTAAAGTATATATTCGCCCatttcttctttatttattagtatatcTCACATAAAAACAATGGAATCACACAAATTCTAACCTTTCTTACATTCCTCCGATATCTATTTCACCTAATCGTTTTATAATAAGCACAGCATATTTCCATGTATCTCCCTTTTTCTTGCTCTGCCTTCGTCTTCAGCTGCTTCATTTCTCTCATCATCTTCTCTACAGGTAAAAACTCTACTCAACTCAAAAgattcacttttttttacatGGCTTCTGATTTAATGCCTTCGGGTTCCCTATTTTCTCTGTCTCTGTTACAATGTGTGAACTTTCACTTCGGAATCTCTCtctaaagattcaatttttatgcATGGGGTTTCCCATTTTCTCAGTTTTGGTAGCAATGTATGATCTTTCACACAAAATTTACTAATTCTTGAGTCTTGTTTTGTACAGTTGCGTTTGGAGCAACGTTCACATTCGTGAACAAATGCCAGTACACCGTATGGCCCGGTGTACTCGCAAATGCGGGCAGCCCTAGGCTCGACAGCACCGGATTCGAGCTCCCACAAGACTCAACCCGCTCCTTCACCGCCCCGACCGGCTGGTCCGGCCGGTTCTGGGGTCGAACCGGCTGCACATTTCCCTCATCCGGACCGGGTTCCTGCCGAACCGGCGACTGCGGCTCAGGCGAAACCGAATGCAACGGATCCGGGGCGGCTCCACCCGCCACGCTCGCCGAGTTCACCCTCGGCGGCGGCCTGGACTTCTACGACGTGAGCCTGGTGGACGGCTACAACCTGCCGATGATCGTGGAGGCGAGCGGCGGGTCGGGGATGTGCGCTTCGACCGGGTGCGTGACGGATCTGAACCGGGTCTGCCCGGCGGAGCTCCGGGTCAAGGGCGGCGAGGCGTGCACGAGCGCGTGCGAGGCCTTCGGCAGCCCGGAGTACTGCTGCAGCGGCGCGTTCAACTCACCCGCGGCGTGCAGGCCGTCGGTATACTCGCAGATGTTCAAGACGGTGTGCCCTAGATCTTACAGCTACGCGTATGACGACCCCACCAGCACCTTCACCTGCTCCGCCGCCGATTACACCATCACCTTTTGCCCTTCCATGCCCAGGTATAAAATTTCtgaatttgttttcattttatcttttaaTTTCCATTAATTTTTGTTGATTTCACTATTTactaatttagaaattaaaaatgagAACAACTGAATGTTTGTGTGGTTAAATAGATTTTCAGCTGAATCACACTTTTTAGTTGCATTGTTACTAACAATTTTAGTGTGAATTATTAGGAAGAAAGTATGTGTATCTAGTGAAAAATGATTCACTGCTATAAAAATGCGGTCTTGGATCTTCTTTCAGCAGTGATGGCACCTAACCTAACTAGTCTATTGTCGCAGTTGGATTATTAAATGTTTCACCAAAATAATCTAGaagatattttaattttaattttaattttaattttaattttaatttttgtaacaATTATTGCAGTCAGAAATCATCAAAAGAACCAACGCCAACAGCGACAACTACAGGGTCAGGAGCAACTATTACAGACGCGTCGCAATCAGGGTCAGACCCGAACATGGGCGGGTCCAGTTTCGGAGTAACCGGTTCGGTGGCCGGGTCAGGGTCTCAAGAAATGATGGGTGATGGATCTTGGCTGGCTGGTTTGGCCATAGGGAATTCACCTAGGCTTTCTTGCGGCACCCATTTTCTTTATCTCAATTTCTTGTTTTTAGGGTTTgcagctctctctctctaggaTACTGGGCTCTCCCACATTTCTCTAGGAATGAAGTTTTGGCTTTTGTTTGGTGGAATCCCagctttttattttaatttagttcTAATTTCTTTGGGGTTTGGTCTTTTTCTTCTTGAATTGTGTATATTTAATGTTGTGTAGTAGTGGTTTTTGTATTTCATATGTTTCCTAGTAAAGTGtgttgggttttatttgctatACTAAATATCTTGGTGTGGCCAATTATAATTTGCACAAACACAAAAGTATAGTGTGAATGTGTGGAAAATGTGTCCGACCAAAGTTGGTTCCTTTGCCGCAATCACAAGCATAGCTTCTACGTTATGTCTGCTATAGTAGATCTTATAATGAACAATATTTCAATAATGttacttttttcatttctttattataattacaacataaaatctACAATTGAATGTTTTGATGTTTAGTTTCGTCGCCGCGGCTGAGAGACAGCGTCGTGTGCGCGGTTCTGTTGCCGTAGCTGACAGCGACATGGTATTGGCCGTGGAAGCCGATGAAGCCAAAGGCGCCATGGTCGTCGCTCTTGCCCTTGATCGCGCTGGTCTGCCATTCCTTCAGGAGGGCGTCGACGACGACTCCGGCTGGGAGGTTCTTCAGATTGTTATCTGTTAAGCACATTTGGTAGCATCCTTTGGGGTGCAATGCAGACCACAACATGATTCCATTGACAGAAGGGTGTGAGAAACCTTCTCTCAAAACAACCTCCAAATATTTGGCCTGAAATGAATTCTTGAAAAGTAAGTTATGTATGACAAATAGGActgacaattttcgacacgaaCCAAAAAAAAACCCCCTTAATTTGAATGGTTACAAATCAACAAACCTGCATTTCTTGATCGAATATCTTGCTGATGTCCACCTCCGTGAGCCAGATAGGGAGATCGAGGAGGGCTAGTTTGTCGAGAACAGCGCGGATCAGGGCCGGATTCGGAGCAGAGAAGTGCCCTTCGAGTCCGATTCCGTCCATCACTACCCCGGCTGCTCCGAATTCTTGAAGCCTCGAGACGTAATGATCGACCGTCGATTTCGTGTCATCGCAGGTCTCAAGGACGTTGAAGTCGTTCATGAAGAGGCGAGCAAGGGGGTCTGATCCCTGAACCGTCAGGAAGAAGTCTAGGCTTGCGTTGGGGCCGAGCCTCTGCTCGTAGAAGTCCCAGTGGAGCATCTCGTTGTTGACATCCCAGTGTACGAATTCGTTCTTGTAGTGGGAGACAAGGCTCTGTATCCGCGAGCTAACTGCAGTTTTCAACTCGGGTACTGGTAGGTTTCGAACCCACGGAGGCGTGTATTTCGGGTCCTCCCAGAAGATGTTGTGCCCTCTCACCGTGATCTGGTTTCTGCGTGCGAATTCAAGCATTTGGTTCGGGATCGTGTAGTTCACCTCTCCTTGTCGAGGCTCCGTTGCTGCCCATTTCAGCTCGTTTTCGAATACAGCAGCATTGAATCGTTCCACAAACCAATTCTGCAACCAGAAAAGAGTCTTATGTACGACTGTCTCAAAATCACGATTCAAAAACCAGCAAACACCGCCGAGTATCGACCAATCTAACGAATCTTGATCATTCAGACCATCTTACACAAGTACGAGAAAATGTGATGTTAATAAACACACTCACCTGATATGGCAAATTCCCAAGGATGGTCTCTGCAATGGCGGATCCAAATGGGAAATCTCGAGAAATTTGCTCTACAGCGACACTGGCACCCTGCAGCCTCTTTCCATCGACATCCGATACGTGCAGTATGGCAGCACGTTTTCTTTCCTGCTTCCATATAGATATTGTCATGTAGAAAGTTCGAAACGACGTTGTTTTTTAGGTCTAAGAATGTAGAGAAATACTGTGCTTATCATGTGTTGCTGGTTTGCATTCCACTGCTGATAAGTAAATGGCTGAAGAGAAGCACTGGAAACTGATACATTCATTTGGAAATCATCTGAATTCTGCTAATTTGTACATCAACAGAAGGTTAAAGCTTACATAGTCTAAATTCCAATGATACAATACCCTGAAACGTGTCGTGCCTGAAAGTAGATGAACGCGTAGTTTGAAGGTGAGTCGAGGCTGAATCCGCCTTTGAGAAACGACCAGCATGCGCCCCTCGCGATCACAGTTCCCACGCAAGCAAAAGTGGTGTTGTCGGTCGTTAGGGTCGCCTTTATCGCGGCCGAATATGCACCAGAAATCTTAACCCAACCTGTTTGATCACACCATGATTTAGAAAATCATAATTTGATGGATATAGAAGGTGAGATAGGGTGAACTCAACTGGAGAAGGCATAGATCGTATCACCGGTGAGATTGCTCAAGGTGAAAGCAGGGGAATCCATCGCGATTTTGAAGTGGCGGCGCCCTCTCGTTCCAAGAGTCTGATTCTTCATGACACCACCGTTGTAGAGTGGACTATCTGGTGCTGATTTGCACTGGTATACATGAAAGAAAACAAGCATATACAGCATGTTAACGATGATCAGATCATAAAACTTAATTTTTTTCGTATTGTGAAGTGGTGGATTCGAGCTTACCTCAATACTTGCAGAATAATCGTAGGCAGGGCCTTCCTCCGAGAAACTAGTAGTCTTGGCAGTAGCAGTAGCTCCAAGAAGGAGAAAGAAACCCGATAACAAAACGAATAATAAACTTTTCATGCTCTCAACCTTAATTGACAGCACCCCAAAGTGGTTTCGAATGAACAAACTTAAAAATCTGGTGAACCCTTTACACGAGATCGAAGATGGTAAATATGGAGAAAATGAGGTGCCGAACAAGGTGATAAATAAGTGTTCTTGTGATCAAGAACAAACCTTAAAAGTATAAAGGCAAGAATTCATTATTGATTTATTAGCTACATGATGTTGCCAAGTATTTTGGAATTTATAGGGATCTGTAACTTGAAAATTTGCTTAAATTGTCTGTTGCTGTTTTTGGATGGTCTAGGACTCAGACAATATATAACTTAAATGAGGGATTGAAGCAATTATTCATTCACATGTTGCCTAACATCTAGTGTAAACTATTCTTTGAAGCTAGTCGATCAACTGCACCGTGGCAAGCCATCTGCTGCACGATGTAAAAGGTTCGATACTAAGTCATGTCTAGAAACAAGCTAGTCCTTAAGACTAATCATACATCTAATGATATTTACTACTAGTATTGTGCAATCAGGGAATATAAGTGGACACAATAGATATTGAATGAATCTTGATGCATACATACACATTACCATAAAAAGGTTACCATTTGTAAGTAAAGAGTCTTGACATTAGCTCAAAAAGCTTTGGAGAAAACATAACATGCTTAGTTGAGAGAGAGCTAATTTACAAGACTCACTTCCATTCCATGTTAGTCATTGATTGACAACGAGACGCCATTTTAAACATGCGTTGATCCAACGCGAACTAGAAGTTGTGCTGCAAGTACAAGTGTTCTTGAGGCGAGGCCGGGCCAATCTCCTCCACCAGACTCCTCAACGCATCCCCAACCGTGGTCCCATTCCCTGTGTTCCTCACCTCAATGTTCTTAGCAGCTTCAAGATCAGACTCGGAGACGGATGACTTCCTTCTCTGCGAGGAAGCCACGCTAGGGAAGGTGATCCAAGATGGAGCCCTGAACTCGATCCTCTGATCCTCCGTGTCTGCCCCATCCGTCTCTGAGGTGGACCGGTTCCCCGACCTCTGAGACGACTTCTTATGCATCCTACTACTCCCCAACACCACTTCAGTCGGCAGTATAGGCTGCTCGCTACATGGGCTGCCCATCAGCTGTGCAAGTGCACGCTCCAAAGCCGTTGTAACCTTGTCCATAGACGGCCTCTCCTTCCCTCTCATCCTCACACATTTACTAGCAATGTTGGCAATCCGTTTCAGGGCTTCAAGATCAGATGGAGGTTTCAATGATGGATCAAGAACGGCCTCGACATCGTTGTTCTTGATCAAAGGGACTGCCCACTCGACTACATTTCCTTCCTCATACTGCATATCAATGGCCTTCctcccactcaaaatctccaaCAGCAAAACACCAAAGCTATACACATCCGACTTCGTTGTGAGGTAATGCAGCCTATAATACTCGGGATCAAGATATCCTAATGTCCCCGCAGGCAGCTCAGCAAGTGGTGAGCTGCTGTTTGCAGGCCCGAGCAAGGAAAGGCCGAAATCAGCGACACGAGCATTGTGCTCCTCGTCTATGAGGATGTTTGAAGACTTTATATCGCGATGAATCACCGGAGGGCAAGCATAGCCGTGCAGATACTCAATCCCTCGAGCTGCTTGGACAGCAATCGTCACACGCCTCACCCAATCCAACTGCTCCTTCGTCTCCTTATTCTTGCTATGAATGTGCTGATGCAAAGAGCCATTAGCCATGAACTCATACACAAGAAGCCTTTCACCAGCCTCCTCACAATAGCCCAGCAGATTGAGCAAATGTGCGTGGTTTAGACGTGACAGCAAGTCCAGCTCCGTGTGGAACTCCTTCGAGTTCTTCTTCATATCAGAGGACAAGATCGCCCTTTTCACTGCAACAACAGTGCCATCCTTCAACACGCCTTTGAACACGCATGAGAAGCTCCCCCTCCCCACGAGGGATTCGTCCTTGAACCCTTCCGTAGCCTTCTCAAGCTCCTCATAGGTGAACTTCTGAGCTCTCCTGATCTTCAACTCATCCAAATCTGGCCTAATCTTGCCACTCTCCTTCCTAAAAGAGCTGCCACTCCCACTGCCTTTTGTGGAGTCAACGGAGCATCTACAGTTCCTCAGCTTATACCTAACATACATAACAGAGGTCAAAGCCACAACACTCACCAAGAACACAGCAAAGCAAATCTCTGCAACAATAATAGGCAACTGCAAAGACCAAAGATTCTCACTCCTAatcccaccaccaccaccaccaccaccaaccaCCATTGAGCAATTCTTGACACACTCACTCGAGCTGCAGGTCGAACAATTATACCCACATTGCCTATCCACCTCCCCGCCACACCCAATCACCTCATACATCTCACCATCACACTCCCCACTGCAGGGGACGCAAATGTGGGAGTCCTGGGACCTGCAAGGCGCGCTGGCATTGTTGAACTCGTGGTAGCCAGGAGCACACGCCCCCACCTTGCAGACCCCGGGAGAGACAGCCAGAGGCAGAGCAGAAGGGAAGTTAGCACCCCAACAAACGGGCAGTAGAGATGTCTCAGCTATGATCCCACAAGTGAAGTAATCCCCTGCAGCTATCTCATATAATTTCACCCCCAATGGCGGCGGCGTGCTCCTATCCACCTCATAACCCCAGCAAACCACACTCCTATCATAACTCCTAATCCCACAAGCATGAAACTTCCCCCCAACCACAGACAGCATAGGATCGTCCGGTGCCGCATCCACATTGAGCTGCCCTGCATACATAACAGAGGAAGATGCAGAAATCCCCACTTCAAGATCCAAACTTGTACCCCAACATTCAACACTGGAATGCGCACCTTCCAAAATCCCACAAACATGAAACCCTCCAGCTGCAATTGTCCTAAACCTAGAAACTTTTGGAACCAATCCTATCACATTGCTACTAGTCTGATCACCCCAGCAGAAAACACTCCTATTCTGAGCAAAAAGGCCACAATTGAACTCTGAGCCAGCTGAAATCGACTGGATCTGCCCATCAAAATCGTGACTTTTTGTCATGTTATAGCCCCAACAATCGACTAAAGAAGTGTTCCTCATCTTCCCAAACAAGGGCTTCCTCAATCCGCACAAATGGTGGTCTCCTGCGCTGATTTCTATGTACTCTGCATTTCTTGAAGTCTGAAGAGAAACCCCCATTGGAATGAAGGCCGTGTTTCCCCAGCAAAAGGGCTGATTTGAATCGATTAAAAGCCCGCAGACGAAGCCGTTTCCGGCGGTTAGGCCGAGGAAATGTAGGTGATCCGGCGTTGCATGAATTATTGAAGGATTCGAGCCGTAGCACGTGGCGAGATGGGAGCCGTCAGATTTTAAGCCGCAGAAAACTGGCCCATTTTCTCCGTAGGATATGGCGACTGACGACATTGATCCCAAGCTCGAAACTTTGCAGCATAGACACGAGAGAAGCAGCAAAAAGATTGCATTTTTATCAATGAAAAACATTTCTTGAACTCACCCTCTCCCTCTCTACCTCTATCCTTTTGTTTAGCTGTGAGCTTGATTctttgaggaggaggaggaggaggaggtgaaGGTGGCTGGAGTTGCTTCgctgtgtgttgtgtgtgtgatgagagagagaaagctGGTGAGAGCATTTAATATGAATCGGACGGCTAATTTTGATCTGATTGATGATCTGACGGTCGatgttaatataaaaatattaaagcgGATGCAGGTGCCGCTGGATGTCACGCTCACATTTAATGCTCCCTTTTCGGGTTTCATCTAAACTAGAATCGTtatttaggaattttattttgaatttaatattataaGGTGTTACAAAAATTATGTACAATTGTCAGTCGCCTGGAAAATTTAATTGTTAATACTATGTTTAAATATTGAGTGGGGCTACCTAGTGTGAATTTTATGAcgctaattattttattttactactacTCCGTTTAAACTTTCAAATTATGGAGCAAATAATGAAGGATAATGTGTGCATTTATTGTAGTACTTGACTAGGTGATTATAATCTTTTGAAAATAAGAATATGATAAAATTGACAATTTAGttagtagtatttgttttattttgtacAGCTTCCTAGACATGATGATGTTTTAggataattatgaaattttatcttttctcttctttctttggCTTGGCTTA from Salvia splendens isolate huo1 chromosome 9, SspV2, whole genome shotgun sequence includes:
- the LOC121747660 gene encoding thaumatin-like protein 1, producing the protein MYLPFSCSAFVFSCFISLIIFSTVAFGATFTFVNKCQYTVWPGVLANAGSPRLDSTGFELPQDSTRSFTAPTGWSGRFWGRTGCTFPSSGPGSCRTGDCGSGETECNGSGAAPPATLAEFTLGGGLDFYDVSLVDGYNLPMIVEASGGSGMCASTGCVTDLNRVCPAELRVKGGEACTSACEAFGSPEYCCSGAFNSPAACRPSVYSQMFKTVCPRSYSYAYDDPTSTFTCSAADYTITFCPSMPSQKSSKEPTPTATTTGSGATITDASQSGSDPNMGGSSFGVTGSVAGSGSQEMMGDGSWLAGLAIGNSPRLSCGTHFLYLNFLFLGFAALSL
- the LOC121747659 gene encoding endo-1,4-beta-xylanase 5-like, which encodes MKSLLFVLLSGFFLLLGATATAKTTSFSEEGPAYDYSASIECKSAPDSPLYNGGVMKNQTLGTRGRRHFKIAMDSPAFTLSNLTGDTIYAFSSWVKISGAYSAAIKATLTTDNTTFACVGTVIARGACWSFLKGGFSLDSPSNYAFIYFQNSDDFQMNVSVSSASLQPFTYQQWNANQQHMISTERKRAAILHVSDVDGKRLQGASVAVEQISRDFPFGSAIAETILGNLPYQNWFVERFNAAVFENELKWAATEPRQGEVNYTIPNQMLEFARRNQITVRGHNIFWEDPKYTPPWVRNLPVPELKTAVSSRIQSLVSHYKNEFVHWDVNNEMLHWDFYEQRLGPNASLDFFLTVQGSDPLARLFMNDFNVLETCDDTKSTVDHYVSRLQEFGAAGVVMDGIGLEGHFSAPNPALIRAVLDKLALLDLPIWLTEVDISKIFDQEMQAKYLEVVLREGFSHPSVNGIMLWSALHPKGCYQMCLTDNNLKNLPAGVVVDALLKEWQTSAIKGKSDDHGAFGFIGFHGQYHVAVSYGNRTAHTTLSLSRGDETKHQNIQL
- the LOC121747657 gene encoding serine/threonine-protein kinase-like protein ACR4, yielding MFFIDKNAIFLLLLSCLCCKVSSLGSMSSVAISYGENGPVFCGLKSDGSHLATCYGSNPSIIHATPDHLHFLGLTAGNGFVCGLLIDSNQPFCWGNTAFIPMGVSLQTSRNAEYIEISAGDHHLCGLRKPLFGKMRNTSLVDCWGYNMTKSHDFDGQIQSISAGSEFNCGLFAQNRSVFCWGDQTSSNVIGLVPKVSRFRTIAAGGFHVCGILEGAHSSVECWGTSLDLEVGISASSSVMYAGQLNVDAAPDDPMLSVVGGKFHACGIRSYDRSVVCWGYEVDRSTPPPLGVKLYEIAAGDYFTCGIIAETSLLPVCWGANFPSALPLAVSPGVCKVGACAPGYHEFNNASAPCRSQDSHICVPCSGECDGEMYEVIGCGGEVDRQCGYNCSTCSSSECVKNCSMVVGGGGGGGGIRSENLWSLQLPIIVAEICFAVFLVSVVALTSVMYVRYKLRNCRCSVDSTKGSGSGSSFRKESGKIRPDLDELKIRRAQKFTYEELEKATEGFKDESLVGRGSFSCVFKGVLKDGTVVAVKRAILSSDMKKNSKEFHTELDLLSRLNHAHLLNLLGYCEEAGERLLVYEFMANGSLHQHIHSKNKETKEQLDWVRRVTIAVQAARGIEYLHGYACPPVIHRDIKSSNILIDEEHNARVADFGLSLLGPANSSSPLAELPAGTLGYLDPEYYRLHYLTTKSDVYSFGVLLLEILSGRKAIDMQYEEGNVVEWAVPLIKNNDVEAVLDPSLKPPSDLEALKRIANIASKCVRMRGKERPSMDKVTTALERALAQLMGSPCSEQPILPTEVVLGSSRMHKKSSQRSGNRSTSETDGADTEDQRIEFRAPSWITFPSVASSQRRKSSVSESDLEAAKNIEVRNTGNGTTVGDALRSLVEEIGPASPQEHLYLQHNF